The proteins below are encoded in one region of Hordeum vulgare subsp. vulgare chromosome 3H, MorexV3_pseudomolecules_assembly, whole genome shotgun sequence:
- the LOC123441383 gene encoding uncharacterized protein LOC123441383, with the protein MAPSDFSFHHSDLMGSHAAGPTSRFPDWALLCERPRFSKLRNETTAECETAEGQTVEVSFWLVHPPGVSYFTLNCPGLHASALDDYAPPSLVSAGAAFVLFSLTFWGSTHHFVYKAAPAGEQSLQLLPDPPAPRRRRFGLLPRGDDGEHFAVAYLDRQWVSQDDDWRFDAHVYSSETQAWSSHRLSLQHLSQSHKLMCCHHRLYYRHIAVAGSLGWVDLLHGVLLLGNLFDGDPVIGFIPLPESRVNFLDEDGLPHRASEYYCNVACCDDLLKFIEIEFDDPVVRTNRKGWRANVWNRKISWNKWELCSTVDVAKISVDQSYSVLLPQVRTDEPHKLDLQKLIFYAPVLSTRDDNLFYMMAKVNAEDETAWAIAVDMECAAVEAMAPIILGQDHYHIAMFCPCDLPKYLNMTMTPDMDNPADKCSKRMSVARLSAKQCVVQVLWTLDWLRELDQCLEIERSTYHTGRLLLQFSPVSSLRSSIRPMVRYASYNGQGEAASKAVDFCLRALEDFDLALYGSPSDPSASAEVMRSKISDVIQALDNIMQIVPSTLIPKERILGDASDQKRSKATSETREKPIETKNTSHGWLQVRFKPIHQERYQRGRRWRKASREQRAVVDTKDTPDKWQKGKFKHGDSRREKAVVPGGWLLSFFLLISIAVVMSSSRRYVMEFVSY; encoded by the exons ATGGCGCCCTCCGATTTTTCCTTCCACCACTCGGACCTGATGGGCTCACACGCCGCCGGACCCACCTCCCGGTTCCCCGACTGGGCCCTGCTCTGCGAGCGGCCGCGTTTCTCCAAGCTCCGCAACGAGACCACCGCCGAGTGCGAGACCGCCGAGGGCCAAACCGTGGAGGTGTCCTTCTGGCTCGTCCACCCGCCCGGCGTCTCCTACTTCACCCTCAACTGCCCCGGCCTCCACGCCTCCGCCTTGGACGACTACGCGCCGCCCTCCCTCGTCTCCGCCGGGGCCGCCTTCGTCCTCTTCAGCCTCACATTCTGGGGCTCCACCCACCACTTCGTCTACAAAGCCGCCCCGGCAGGGGAGCAGTCACTGCAACTGCTACCGGACCCTCCAGCCCCCAGAAGACGCCGGTTCGGCCTCTTGCCCCGCGGCGACGATGGCGAGCACTTCGCCGTGGCCTACCTCGACCGCCAGTGGGTCTCCCAGGACGACGATTGGCGGTTTGATGCGCACGTCTATTCGTCTGAAACGCAGGCATGGAGCAGCCACAGGTTGTCGTTGCAGCACTTATCCCAGTctcacaagctcatgtgttgtcATCACAGATTGTACTACAGGCATATCGCCGTTGCAGGCTCACTGGGCTGGGttgatctcctgcatggtgtcctcctccTTGGGAACCTGTTTGACGGGGATCCTGTCATTGGGTTTATCCCATTGCCCGAATCAAGGGTTAACTTTCTCGACGAGGATGGTCTTCCTCACCGTGCCTCGGAGTATTATTGCAACGTGGCCTGCTGTGATGATCTCCTCAAATTCATCGAGATAGAATTTGACGACCCAGTTGTCAGGACCAACCGTAAAGGTTGGAGAGCCAATGTGTGGAACAGGAAGATCTCTTGGAACAAGTGGGAGCTCTGCTCCACAGTTGATGTTGCTAAAATCTCAGTGGACCAAAGTTATTCTGTTTTATTGCCTCAGGTGCGGACTGACGAGCCACACAAACTGGACTTGCAGAAACTGATTTTCTATGCCCCAGTGCTGAGCACCCGCGATGACAATCTTTTTTACATGATGGCCAAGGTGAATGCTGAAGATGAGACTGCCTGGGCCATTGCAGTTGACATGGAATGTGCGGCTGTGGAAGCAATGGCCCCGATTATTCTCGGACAAGACCACTACCACATTGCAATGTTCTGTCCATGCGACCTCCCCAAGTACCTCAACATGACTATGACCCCAG ACATGGATAATCCAGCGGACAAGTGCTCTAAGCG GATGTCTGTTGCCAGGTTGAGTGCGAAGCAGTGTGTGGTGCAAGTGCTGTGGACTTTAGACTGGCTTCGAGAACTTG ATCAATGCTTGGAAATCGAGAGGTCAACTTACCATACAGGCAGATTATTACTTCAGTTTTCGCCAGTATCATCTCTGCGTTCCAGTATCAGACCA ATGGTAAGATATGCTTCCTATAATGGTCAAGGTGAAGCTGCATCGAAGGCTGTGGATTTTTGCCTGAG AGCTTTGGAAGATTTCGACTTGGCTCTATACGGATCACCGAGTGACCCATCAGCATCTGCTGAAGTCATGCGTAGCAAAATCAGTGATGTCATTCAAGCTTTGGACAA CATCATGCAAATTGTGCCATCAACACTGATACCAAAAGAAAGGATTCTCGGAGATGCCAGCGACCAAAAAAGATCAAAGGCAACATCTGAAACTCGTGAGAAGCCAATCGAGACAAAGAATACATCCCATGGGTGGCTGCAGGTGAGATTCAAGCCCATTCATCAGGAGAGGTATCAACGTGGCAGGAGATGGAGGAAAGCTAGCCGTGAACAACGAGCTGTGGTCGATACGAAGGATACACCTGACAAGTGGCAGAAAGGGAAATTCAAGCACGGTGACTCTCGAAGGGAGAAGGCGGTGGTCCCGGGTGGCTGGTTGCTGTCTTTCTTCTTGCTGATATCGATAGCCGTCGTTATGTCTTCTTCCCGCCGTTATGTAATGGAGTTCGTATCTTACTGA
- the LOC123442628 gene encoding uncharacterized protein LOC123442628 isoform X1, with the protein MAWITTASFNPSSLTGPYVAGGGAATSPRPSAYPDWALLRKTARISAFRNATTAEGCTAEGRAIEASFWLVDPPGVSYFSVHCPGLQEEDFSGEPQVVCAEAAFVLFRVSFSFPTERRISTHHFVYTARGTAGAPSLQLLPEAPGVEAVKSHRLGLLPRGGEHYAVAFLDRNWTARDDAWQWQFDAYVFSSETCSWSKKEDLLGLSESDAALLRPHAISKQIAVGPSTLGWVDISRGITLLCDLLDECPVVKYIPLPVPGACITPYYRLTRHSAQCFHDVACCDGLIKFVEVGFDKPDCMIKGKGWRATTWIRNISWGGWRKHTRVDVGNISVDPRYSALLPELWNHETHKLELKKLVFLLPTLSVRNDDLLYIMAKVGGEHDKAWVIAVDMKSAVVEGLAPVSTGRYCPSTMFSPCAFPSYLNNMTQGNKSEEPLAGCNGGILEEEEIQAEHRTRGPDMGNPVDKYFKRMSASQCALQVLMSQRWFRELDEWLDSQGSACDACCKSLPYWCPASALCFDIKAVVNYASYNGEGEGASMAVDSCLRALNDFYKLLEQSPLSDPSTTEAMKRQIMVALGALDSILEFVPLNRMPRSIQKVLVDVCLEQKEKTLVCEHCEKPGHTEDESDEWQQRASGSEDESDGWRQGSSDSEDESDEWGRGSSDSGDESDEWRRVGSDSDDSLETRGEKQAHAVDRRSRHSYWLYFVGCILVAVAAIALSRLTLMS; encoded by the exons ATGGCGTGGATCACCACCGCCTCCTTCAACCCCTCCTCCCTGACCGGGCCATACGTCGCCGGCggcggcgccgccacctccccacgcccctccgcCTACCCCGACTGGGCCCTACTCCGCAAGACGGCGCGCATCTCGGCGTTCCGGAACGCGACCACCGCCGAGGGCTGCACGGCCGAGGGCCGAGCCATCGAGGCGTCCTTCTGGCTCGTCGACCCGCCGGGCGTCTCCTACTTCTCCGTCCACTGCCCGGGCCTCCAGGAGGAGGACTTCTCCGGCGAGCCCCAGGTCGTCTGCGCCGAGGCCGCCTTCGTTCTCTTCCGCGTCAGCTTCAGCTTCCCGACCGAGAGGCGGATCTCCACCCACCACTTCGTCTACACGGCCCGCGGCACTGCGGGGGCGCCCTCGCTGCAGCTCCTCCCGGAGGCCCCCGGCGTCGAGGCCGTCAAATCCCACCGGCTTGGCCTCCTGCCGCGCGGCGGCGAGCACTACGCCGTCGCCTTTCTCGATCGCAACTGGACTGCCCGAGATGACGCCTGGCAGTGGCAGTTCGATGCCTACGTCTTCTCGTCGGAGACATGTTCCTGGAGCAAGAAGGAGGACTTGCTGGGCTTATCGGAGTCTGACGCGGCATTGTTGCGTCCCCACGCGATCTCCAAGCAGATCGCGGTCGGACCAAGCACGCTGGGCTGGGTTGATATCTCACGAGGCATTACACTCCTCTGCGACCTGTTGGACGAGTGTCCTGTCGTAAAATACATCCCCTTACCGGTGCCGGGGGCTTGCATCACACCCTACTACCGTCTCACTCGCCACTCGGCGCAATGCTTCCACGATGTCGCCTGCTGCGACGGTCTGATCAAATTCGTCGAGGTAGGTTTTGATAAACCTGACTGCATGATAAAGGGTAAAGGCTGGAGAGCCACCACATGGATCAGAAACATCTCTTGGGGAGGTTGGCGCAAGCACACCAgagttgatgtgggtaatatttcgGTTGACCCGAGATATTCTGCTCTGTTGCCTGAGCTGTGGAATCATGAGACCCATAAGCTAGAGCTGAAGAAACTGGTTTTCTTACTACCCACCCTGAGCGTGCGCAACGATGATCTTCTTTACATCATGGCCAAGGTGGGTGGGGAACATGACAAGGCCTGGGTCATCGCTGTTGACATGAAGAGTGCGGTTGTGGAGGGACTAGCCCCGGTTTCGACCGGACGGTACTGCCCCAGTACAATGTTCTCCCCATGTGCCTTCCCCAGTTACCTCAACAACATGACCCAAG GAAACAAGTCCGAAGAACCACTTGCTGGATGTAATGGTGGAATCTTGGAAGAAGAGGAAATTCAAGCCGAGCATAGGACAAGAG GGCCTGACATGGGCAACCCAGTGGACAAATATTTTAAGAG GATGAGTGCTTCACAGTGTGCTCTACAAGTGCTGATGAGTCAACGCTGGTTCAGGGAACTTG ATGAATGGTTGGATTCTCAGGGATCAGCTTGTGATGCATGCTGCAAATCACTACCTTACTGGTGTCCAGCATCAGCTCTGTGTTTCGATATTAAGGCA GTGGTAAACTATGCTTCCTATAATGGTGAAGGAGAAGGTGCATCCATGGCTGTAGATTCCTGCTTACG AGCTTTGAACGATTTCTATAAACTACTGGAGCAGTCACCTCTGAGTGATCCATCAACAACTGAAGCCATGAAGCGTCAAATCATGGTTGCCCTTGGCGCTCTAGACAG TATCTTGGAATTTGTACCACTAAACCGTATGCCGAGGAGCATACAGAAGGTGCTTGTGGATGTCTGCCtggaacagaaagaaaaaacgcTAGTATGTGAGCATTGCGAGAAGCCGGGCCATACAGAGGATGAATCTGACGAATGGCAGCAAAGGGCATCAGGCTCGGAGGATGAATCTGATGGATGGCGGCAAGGGTCATCCGACTCGGAGGATGAATCTGATGAATGGGGGCGAGGGTCATCGGACTCGGGGGATGAATCTGACGAATGGCGGCGAGTGGGATCCGACTCGGACGACTCTCTGGAGACCCGCGGGGAGAAGCAGGCACATGCCGTTGATCGCCGATCGCGGCACTCGTATTGGCTGTATTTTGTTGGCTGCATACTTGTAGCGGTCGCTGCAATAGCGTTGAGTCGCCTCACTTTAATGTCATAG
- the LOC123442628 gene encoding uncharacterized protein LOC123442628 isoform X2, whose product MAWITTASFNPSSLTGPYVAGGGAATSPRPSAYPDWALLRKTARISAFRNATTAEGCTAEGRAIEASFWLVDPPGVSYFSVHCPGLQEEDFSGEPQVVCAEAAFVLFRVSFSFPTERRISTHHFVYTARGTAGAPSLQLLPEAPGVEAVKSHRLGLLPRGGEHYAVAFLDRNWTARDDAWQWQFDAYVFSSETCSWSKKEDLLGLSESDAALLRPHAISKQIAVGPSTLGWVDISRGITLLCDLLDECPVVKYIPLPVPGACITPYYRLTRHSAQCFHDVACCDGLIKFVEVGFDKPDCMIKGKGWRATTWIRNISWGGWRKHTRVDVGNISVDPRYSALLPELWNHETHKLELKKLVFLLPTLSVRNDDLLYIMAKVGGEHDKAWVIAVDMKSAVVEGLAPVSTGRYCPSTMFSPCAFPSYLNNMTQGNKSEEPLAGCNGGILEEEEIQAEHRTRGPDMGNPVDKYFKRMSASQCALQVLMSQRWFRELDEWLDSQGSACDACCKSLPYWCPASALCFDIKVVNYASYNGEGEGASMAVDSCLRALNDFYKLLEQSPLSDPSTTEAMKRQIMVALGALDSILEFVPLNRMPRSIQKVLVDVCLEQKEKTLVCEHCEKPGHTEDESDEWQQRASGSEDESDGWRQGSSDSEDESDEWGRGSSDSGDESDEWRRVGSDSDDSLETRGEKQAHAVDRRSRHSYWLYFVGCILVAVAAIALSRLTLMS is encoded by the exons ATGGCGTGGATCACCACCGCCTCCTTCAACCCCTCCTCCCTGACCGGGCCATACGTCGCCGGCggcggcgccgccacctccccacgcccctccgcCTACCCCGACTGGGCCCTACTCCGCAAGACGGCGCGCATCTCGGCGTTCCGGAACGCGACCACCGCCGAGGGCTGCACGGCCGAGGGCCGAGCCATCGAGGCGTCCTTCTGGCTCGTCGACCCGCCGGGCGTCTCCTACTTCTCCGTCCACTGCCCGGGCCTCCAGGAGGAGGACTTCTCCGGCGAGCCCCAGGTCGTCTGCGCCGAGGCCGCCTTCGTTCTCTTCCGCGTCAGCTTCAGCTTCCCGACCGAGAGGCGGATCTCCACCCACCACTTCGTCTACACGGCCCGCGGCACTGCGGGGGCGCCCTCGCTGCAGCTCCTCCCGGAGGCCCCCGGCGTCGAGGCCGTCAAATCCCACCGGCTTGGCCTCCTGCCGCGCGGCGGCGAGCACTACGCCGTCGCCTTTCTCGATCGCAACTGGACTGCCCGAGATGACGCCTGGCAGTGGCAGTTCGATGCCTACGTCTTCTCGTCGGAGACATGTTCCTGGAGCAAGAAGGAGGACTTGCTGGGCTTATCGGAGTCTGACGCGGCATTGTTGCGTCCCCACGCGATCTCCAAGCAGATCGCGGTCGGACCAAGCACGCTGGGCTGGGTTGATATCTCACGAGGCATTACACTCCTCTGCGACCTGTTGGACGAGTGTCCTGTCGTAAAATACATCCCCTTACCGGTGCCGGGGGCTTGCATCACACCCTACTACCGTCTCACTCGCCACTCGGCGCAATGCTTCCACGATGTCGCCTGCTGCGACGGTCTGATCAAATTCGTCGAGGTAGGTTTTGATAAACCTGACTGCATGATAAAGGGTAAAGGCTGGAGAGCCACCACATGGATCAGAAACATCTCTTGGGGAGGTTGGCGCAAGCACACCAgagttgatgtgggtaatatttcgGTTGACCCGAGATATTCTGCTCTGTTGCCTGAGCTGTGGAATCATGAGACCCATAAGCTAGAGCTGAAGAAACTGGTTTTCTTACTACCCACCCTGAGCGTGCGCAACGATGATCTTCTTTACATCATGGCCAAGGTGGGTGGGGAACATGACAAGGCCTGGGTCATCGCTGTTGACATGAAGAGTGCGGTTGTGGAGGGACTAGCCCCGGTTTCGACCGGACGGTACTGCCCCAGTACAATGTTCTCCCCATGTGCCTTCCCCAGTTACCTCAACAACATGACCCAAG GAAACAAGTCCGAAGAACCACTTGCTGGATGTAATGGTGGAATCTTGGAAGAAGAGGAAATTCAAGCCGAGCATAGGACAAGAG GGCCTGACATGGGCAACCCAGTGGACAAATATTTTAAGAG GATGAGTGCTTCACAGTGTGCTCTACAAGTGCTGATGAGTCAACGCTGGTTCAGGGAACTTG ATGAATGGTTGGATTCTCAGGGATCAGCTTGTGATGCATGCTGCAAATCACTACCTTACTGGTGTCCAGCATCAGCTCTGTGTTTCGATATTAAG GTGGTAAACTATGCTTCCTATAATGGTGAAGGAGAAGGTGCATCCATGGCTGTAGATTCCTGCTTACG AGCTTTGAACGATTTCTATAAACTACTGGAGCAGTCACCTCTGAGTGATCCATCAACAACTGAAGCCATGAAGCGTCAAATCATGGTTGCCCTTGGCGCTCTAGACAG TATCTTGGAATTTGTACCACTAAACCGTATGCCGAGGAGCATACAGAAGGTGCTTGTGGATGTCTGCCtggaacagaaagaaaaaacgcTAGTATGTGAGCATTGCGAGAAGCCGGGCCATACAGAGGATGAATCTGACGAATGGCAGCAAAGGGCATCAGGCTCGGAGGATGAATCTGATGGATGGCGGCAAGGGTCATCCGACTCGGAGGATGAATCTGATGAATGGGGGCGAGGGTCATCGGACTCGGGGGATGAATCTGACGAATGGCGGCGAGTGGGATCCGACTCGGACGACTCTCTGGAGACCCGCGGGGAGAAGCAGGCACATGCCGTTGATCGCCGATCGCGGCACTCGTATTGGCTGTATTTTGTTGGCTGCATACTTGTAGCGGTCGCTGCAATAGCGTTGAGTCGCCTCACTTTAATGTCATAG